The following proteins are encoded in a genomic region of Xenopus laevis strain J_2021 chromosome 3L, Xenopus_laevis_v10.1, whole genome shotgun sequence:
- the LOC121401306 gene encoding olfactory receptor 10A3-like — MITEFFLFGFGNLQSYKNLFFAMCLLVYIMVLTGNVLVIILVADNQSLHLPMYFFLSQLSLTEIIFTTNIVPNMLRLILGGGGTMSVIGCITQFYLLCVPSINECLLLAAMSYDRHVAICNPLRYTSIMTLNVQLLIVFLCWFSGFMMSLLIFVFVYKLEFCSSNIINHFYCDIAPLLELSCSDTFSVELVTSVASMLVVLSPFLFIIIAYISVFLTILKIPSSCGRQKAFSTCSSHLAVVCMYYGTLITIYIYPPANHSLNANKALSLLYTLVTPFFNPIIYSLRNQDIRRALYKSFQKLSQRLVFK; from the coding sequence ATGATCACAGAATTTTTCTTATTTGGATTTGGAAACCTTCAGagttataaaaatctattttttgccaTGTGTCTGCTCGTCTACATCATGGTGCTTACAGGAAATGTTCTTGTCATCATCTTGGTGGCAGACAATCAAAGCCTTCATTTGCCCATGTATTTCTTCCTCAGCCAACTGTCTTTGACTGAAATCATTTTCACTACAAATATTGTGCCCAATATGCTCAGGCTGATATTGGGAGGTGGAGGGACCATGTCTGTGATTGGATGTATCACCCAGTTCTACCTTCTTTGCGTCCCTTCTATTAATGAGTGTTTGCTTTTGGCTGCCATGTCCTACGATCGTCATGTCGCCATTTGTAATCCATTGCGTTATACTTCTATTATGACTCTCAATGTGCAGCTATTGATTGTCTTCCTTTGCTGGTTCTCAGGATTCATGATGTCTCTTCTCatctttgtttttgtatataagttAGAATTCTGCAGTTCCAACATCATCAACCATTTCTACTGTGATATTGCTCCTCTCCTAGAATTGTCCTGTTCAGACACCTTCTCTGTAGAACTGGTCACCTCTGTGGCTTCTATGCTCGTTGTCCTTTCGCCATTTCTGTTCATTATCATTGCTTACATCTCAGTCTTCCTCACCATCCTCAAGATCCCCTCAAGCTGTGGGAGGCAGAAAGCGTTCTCTACTTGCAGTTCCCACCTGGCtgttgtgtgtatgtattatggTACGCtgataactatttatatatatccacCTGCAAATCATTCACTGAATGCTAATAAGGCTCTTTCCTTATTGTACACTTTAGTGACCccatttttcaacccaattatCTACAGTTTGAGGAATCAAGATATAAGAAGAGCCCTATATAAATCTTTTCAGAAATTGAGTCAAAGACTGGTGTTTAAATAA
- the LOC108710465 gene encoding olfactory receptor 10C1-like → MQEGNQTLIVEFFLLGFGDLHALKYFCFTLFLLLYVMALTGNVLVIILVLANETLHFPMYFFLSQLSLSEILFTTNIVPNLLRLILLGGGNISVSGCRVQFLVLCVPTVTQCILLAAMSFDRHAAISNPLLYTSIVTFKVQLHVVIFCWSSSSMMSLIVFGFFNQLQFCRSNIINHFYCDISPVMELSCSDTSTLELVTSLASTLVIVSPCFFILGTYISIIVTIIRIPSKCGRQKAFSTCSSHLTVVCMYYGTLISIYIYPPGNHSVNANKFLSLLYTFVTPLFNPIIYCFRNQDIRRAIQKYIHICRNRIEL, encoded by the coding sequence ATGCAAGAGGGAAATCAGACACTGATCGTGGAATTCTTTCTGCTTGGCTTTGGTGACCTTCATGccttaaaatatttttgctttactTTGTTCTTACTCCTCTATGTCATGGCATTAACTGGAAATGTTCTTGTTATCATCTTAGTTCTTGCCAATGAAACCCTTCATTTCCCCATGTATTTCTTCCTTAGCCAGCTGTCTTTATCTGAAATCTTATTTACTACAAATATTGTGCCCAACCTTCTCAGACTTATATTGTTGGGGGGAGGAAACATATCGGTATCAGGATGCAGGGTTCAGTTTTTAGTCTTATGTGTCCCTACTGTGACCCAGTGTATCCTTCTAGCTGCAATGTCCTTTGATCGTCATGCCGCCATTAGTAATCCCCTTCTTTATACATCTATTGTGACCTTTAAAGTGCAACTACATGTTGTCATCTTCTGTTGGTCCTCTAGTTCCATGATGTCTCttatagtttttggatttttcaatcAACTGCAGTTCTGTCGTTCCAACATCATCAACCATTTCTACTGTGATATTTCTCCAGTCATGGAACTTTCCTGCTCAGACACTTCCACTCTGGAACTGGTCACCTCCCTGGCGTCTACACTTGTAATAGTTTCTCCCTGTTTCTTTATTCTTGGCACTTACATCTCTATTATTGTCACCATCATAAGGATCCCCTCCAAATgtgggagacaaaaagccttctctaCCTGCAGCTCCCACCTGACagttgtgtgtatgtattatggTACCCTGATATCCATTTACATATATCCACCTGGAAATCATTCAGTGAATGCAAATAAGTTTCTCTCATTATTGTACACATTTGTGACTCCATTGTTTAACCCCATAATTTACTGCTTCAGAAATCAGGATATTAGACGGGccatacaaaaatatattcatatttgtcGGAATAGGATAGAactatag